A genomic region of Candidatus Rokuibacteriota bacterium contains the following coding sequences:
- a CDS encoding NAD(P)-dependent oxidoreductase yields the protein MPPLGFVGLGAMGGRMVKRLLGAGFPVVGYNRTPAKALWLAAAGMKVAGSPREVAEAGEVVFSMVTDTKALAAVTGGADGILAGLRPGAVYVEMSTVSPEATRALGAQVAACGAAMLDAPVSGSVATLEQGQLSFMVGGAPAALDRVRPYLAAIGPTITHVGALGLAVTMKIATNLGLAVQMAAFSEAVLLAEKAGIARERAVQVLLRSVIASPMVKYRGPFVLGMPAEAWFDVGMMQKDLGLALDLGRRLGVPLPTTALTGEMLAAAQGLGLGRHDFAVLFDVLAYLSGSNPSPKPTTGD from the coding sequence ATGCCTCCCCTCGGCTTCGTCGGGCTCGGCGCCATGGGCGGCCGCATGGTGAAGCGGCTCCTCGGCGCCGGTTTCCCCGTCGTCGGCTACAACCGGACCCCCGCGAAGGCGCTGTGGCTGGCGGCGGCGGGGATGAAGGTGGCCGGTTCCCCCCGTGAGGTCGCCGAGGCCGGCGAGGTCGTCTTCAGCATGGTCACCGACACGAAGGCGCTGGCCGCGGTGACCGGGGGCGCCGACGGCATCCTCGCGGGGCTGCGGCCGGGCGCGGTGTATGTGGAGATGAGCACGGTGAGCCCCGAGGCCACCCGCGCGCTGGGGGCGCAAGTCGCCGCCTGCGGGGCGGCAATGCTGGACGCCCCCGTGTCCGGCAGCGTCGCGACGCTCGAGCAGGGCCAGCTCTCCTTCATGGTCGGGGGCGCCCCGGCGGCGCTCGATCGGGTGCGCCCGTACCTCGCGGCCATCGGTCCCACCATCACGCACGTGGGCGCCCTCGGGCTGGCGGTCACGATGAAGATCGCCACCAACCTGGGGCTCGCGGTGCAGATGGCGGCCTTCAGCGAGGCCGTGCTGCTGGCCGAGAAGGCCGGGATCGCGCGCGAGCGGGCCGTGCAGGTGCTGCTCCGGAGCGTCATCGCCTCCCCCATGGTCAAGTATCGCGGCCCCTTCGTCCTCGGCATGCCCGCCGAGGCGTGGTTCGACGTGGGGATGATGCAGAAGGACCTGGGCCTCGCGCTGGATCTCGGGCGACGGCTGGGCGTGCCGCTGCCCACCACCGCGCTCACCGGGGAGATGCTCGCGGCCGCCCAGGGCCTCGGCCTGGGCCGCCACGACTTCGCGGTGCTCTTCGACGTGCTGGCCTACCTGAGTGGCTCGAACCCTAGCCCGAAGCCGACGACAGGAGACTAG
- a CDS encoding TAXI family TRAP transporter solute-binding subunit, which translates to MRTSVGRRALAGITALSLALWASPAFAQGQAVSIGTNPPGSVFYSVGSGLAKVVSDSGKLKMAVQPYAGSSTFIPMLNSGEMEFGVVNAVDMALAYRGPGFKIGGRNPFPHASNARLVMRGSPLLVGLVVRKDSPIKSVHDVKGKRMTGEYPAHLAVWYNMFGHLASAGLTWSDVKVVPVPAINEGMDALVQGRADVTEYALNAAKVKEADAAVGVRHVSIDCSPEGERRLRAAVPGYYPRVVKAGTATAVTEDTCVIAYDLYVATGKGVADAPVESTLRAIWDGVDRLPAAHPVFREWTRGRFVDVDATLPYHPAAVRFYKERGVWTPQMEQAQQKLLSLNP; encoded by the coding sequence ATGCGGACATCCGTCGGACGCAGGGCGCTCGCCGGTATCACCGCCCTGAGCCTCGCGCTGTGGGCGAGCCCGGCCTTCGCCCAGGGCCAGGCCGTCAGCATCGGCACCAACCCGCCGGGGTCGGTCTTCTACTCGGTGGGCAGCGGTCTGGCCAAGGTCGTCAGCGATAGCGGCAAGCTCAAGATGGCCGTCCAGCCCTACGCGGGGTCGAGCACCTTCATCCCGATGCTCAACAGCGGCGAGATGGAGTTCGGCGTCGTCAACGCGGTGGACATGGCGCTGGCCTATCGGGGCCCAGGCTTCAAGATCGGCGGGCGCAATCCCTTCCCCCATGCGTCGAACGCCCGGCTCGTCATGCGGGGTTCGCCGCTCCTGGTGGGCCTCGTGGTGCGGAAGGACTCACCGATCAAGAGCGTCCACGACGTCAAGGGCAAGCGGATGACCGGTGAGTACCCCGCGCACCTGGCCGTCTGGTACAACATGTTCGGCCACCTGGCGAGCGCGGGGCTCACCTGGAGCGACGTGAAAGTGGTGCCGGTCCCGGCGATCAACGAGGGCATGGACGCCCTGGTCCAGGGCCGCGCCGACGTGACCGAGTACGCGCTCAACGCGGCCAAGGTCAAGGAAGCCGACGCGGCAGTCGGCGTTCGCCACGTCTCCATCGACTGCTCGCCCGAGGGAGAGCGGCGCCTCCGCGCGGCCGTGCCCGGGTACTACCCGCGCGTCGTCAAGGCCGGGACGGCGACCGCCGTCACCGAGGATACCTGCGTCATCGCCTACGACCTCTACGTGGCGACGGGCAAGGGCGTCGCCGACGCGCCGGTGGAGAGCACGCTGCGCGCGATCTGGGACGGCGTGGACAGGCTGCCGGCGGCCCACCCCGTGTTCAGGGAATGGACGCGAGGGCGCTTCGTGGACGTGGATGCGACCCTTCCCTATCATCCCGCCGCCGTCCGCTTCTACAAGGAGCGCGGCGTCTGGACGCCACAGATGGAGCAGGCGCAGCAGAAGCTCCTGTCGCTGAACCCGTAG
- a CDS encoding CBS domain-containing protein, whose amino-acid sequence MSEFMDEYSESLDQDFRKIGGALLNDTVQLLAPSEPIRLLPDASVQDAIDRMAEKHRAAVVVVDTDGRLTGIFTERDVLIRVLGQGRDARQTKLGEIMTPDPEALSPQDRICYAVNRMSTAGHRTIPLVDGERRPIGVVTVNDIVKWLAEIFPEAVLNLRPGDTLKHPLQIDSG is encoded by the coding sequence ATGAGCGAGTTCATGGACGAGTACTCCGAATCGCTCGATCAGGACTTCCGGAAGATCGGCGGAGCCCTGCTCAACGACACGGTCCAGTTGCTCGCGCCCAGCGAGCCCATCCGCTTGCTCCCGGATGCCTCGGTCCAGGACGCGATCGACCGCATGGCGGAGAAACACCGCGCGGCCGTGGTCGTCGTGGACACCGACGGGCGCCTCACCGGGATCTTCACCGAGCGGGATGTCCTGATCCGGGTGCTGGGTCAGGGGCGCGACGCGCGCCAGACGAAGCTCGGGGAGATCATGACGCCCGATCCCGAGGCGCTCTCCCCCCAGGACCGCATCTGCTACGCCGTGAACCGGATGAGCACGGCCGGCCACCGCACGATCCCGCTGGTGGACGGAGAGCGCCGGCCCATCGGGGTCGTGACGGTCAACGACATCGTGAAGTGGCTGGCCGAGATCTTCCCCGAAGCCGTCCTCAACCTCCGCCCCGGCGACACGCTGAAGCACCCCCTGCAGATCGACTCGGGATAG
- a CDS encoding aminopeptidase P family protein, producing the protein MALPTYGTMGVDWEERVNFDRLRRERLARVRGALDRSELAGLLCFDMYNIRYITNTTIGEWARDKLSRFTLLPRGDDPIMWDFGSAARHHQLYCPWLGDRSRAGISLLRGAMTPEMGRAEDLARKIRRELEARGLHREPLGVDVIELPILEALQKEGLRVVDGQQLMQVARRIKTRDEIILLNTAAMMVDAAYEDLYHALKPGIRENELVGVAAKTLYDLGSEDVEAVNAIAGERCNPHPHVFSDRVLRPGDPAYFDILHSYMGYRTCYYRSFAVGSASPAMVDAYKRCRDMLDQAIAMVKPGITTADIAATWPRAQEFGFPDEEACFGLQYGHGVGLSIWEQPVMSRLVSLDHPVPLEAGMVFALENFWPASDGWSAARIEEEILVTETGHEVLTRFPAETLIVAGTRYWTATGPLPGTRELEPTQEPKPRPGFI; encoded by the coding sequence ATGGCGCTGCCGACCTACGGGACCATGGGCGTGGACTGGGAAGAGCGCGTCAACTTCGACCGGCTGCGCCGCGAGCGCCTGGCCCGGGTGCGGGGGGCGCTCGACCGCTCGGAGCTGGCCGGCCTCCTCTGCTTCGACATGTACAACATCCGCTACATCACGAACACGACCATCGGGGAGTGGGCGCGCGACAAGCTCTCGCGCTTCACACTCCTGCCGCGTGGCGACGACCCGATCATGTGGGACTTCGGCTCGGCGGCCCGCCACCATCAGCTCTACTGCCCGTGGCTCGGCGACCGCTCGCGCGCGGGCATCTCGCTCCTCCGAGGCGCCATGACGCCCGAGATGGGACGGGCCGAGGACCTGGCGCGGAAGATCAGGCGGGAACTGGAGGCGCGGGGGCTCCACCGCGAGCCGCTGGGGGTGGACGTGATCGAGCTGCCGATCCTGGAGGCCTTGCAGAAGGAAGGGCTCCGGGTGGTGGACGGCCAGCAGCTCATGCAGGTGGCCCGGCGGATCAAGACGCGCGACGAGATCATCCTGCTCAACACCGCCGCCATGATGGTGGACGCCGCCTACGAGGACCTCTACCACGCGCTCAAGCCGGGGATCCGCGAGAATGAGCTGGTGGGCGTCGCGGCCAAGACCCTCTACGACCTCGGCTCCGAGGACGTCGAGGCGGTCAACGCCATCGCCGGGGAGCGCTGCAACCCGCACCCGCACGTCTTCTCGGACCGCGTGCTGCGGCCGGGCGACCCCGCGTACTTCGACATCCTGCACTCCTACATGGGCTACCGCACCTGCTACTATCGCTCCTTCGCCGTGGGCAGCGCCTCGCCGGCCATGGTGGACGCCTACAAGCGCTGCCGCGACATGCTGGACCAGGCCATCGCCATGGTCAAGCCGGGCATCACCACCGCGGACATCGCCGCCACGTGGCCCCGCGCCCAGGAGTTCGGCTTTCCGGACGAGGAGGCCTGCTTCGGCCTGCAGTACGGGCACGGCGTGGGGCTCTCCATCTGGGAGCAACCCGTCATGAGCCGCCTCGTCTCCCTCGACCACCCGGTGCCGCTCGAGGCCGGCATGGTCTTCGCGCTGGAGAACTTCTGGCCGGCCTCCGACGGCTGGTCGGCGGCGCGCATCGAGGAGGAGATCCTGGTCACCGAGACGGGGCACGAGGTGCTGACGCGCTTCCCCGCCGAGACCCTGATCGTGGCGGGGACGCGCTACTGGACCGCGACGGGCCCCTTGCCCGGGACGCGCGAGCTGGAGCCGACCCAGGAGCCGAAGCCGCGCCCCGGCTTCATCTGA